The segment GATGAACTTCCCGGCGGAGGGCGCGGCAGGGCCGTACCGCTACTCGATCGGGTACACCTCGATCTACACGGTGCAGTTCGTGCCCGACGGAGGCAACCAGTCGCAGCTCGTGGGTCGTCCGGTCAACGTCCGCGGCATCGTGACCGGGGCCAAGGGCACGTTCAGCTCGAGCTACTTCTTCATCCACGAGGGGACCGGCGCGTTCAAGGGCATCAAGATCTACGCGCCGTCCTACACGGGCGCCATCAACGAAGGTGACGACGTGACCGTCTGCGGCAACGTCCTGGAGTACTTCGACGAGACGGAGGTCTCGCTGCACTTCTCGGAGGCGCTCGTCGTGCACTCGACCGGCAACGCGAACTACGGCTACACGACCGTCACGACGGCGGCGGTCGCACCTACCAACGTCATCTCGGCGGAGAAGTACGAGGGGCAGCTCATCCGGATGCAGAACGCGACCGTGACGGCGCTCCCGGACGCGTACGGCCAGTGGAAGTTGCGCGATTCGTCGAACATTGAAGCGATGGTGGACGACGCTGGCTACTACGAGTACGTGCCGGCGCTCGGCGACATCATCACGGAGCTTCGCGGCATCGTCTTCTACAACTACAGCGAGTACAAGACGAACCCGCGCAAGAGCGGCGACGTCATCGGCCCGCCGAGCATCGGGACCGTCCGTTACTCGCCGGTCCCGCCGACCTCGTCCTCGGCTGTGACCGTCTCGGCCGACTGCAACGACGACGTGGGCATCACGGCGGCGACGCTCTACTACGCGACCAGCGAGGCCGGCCCGTACTCGAGCGTCTCCATGACGCCCGCGAGGGCGATGTACCAGGCCTCCATCGGCCCGTTCTCGAACGGAACGAGGATCTACTACTACGTCACCGCCACCGACGGCCAGATGACGGCTCGGAAGCCCACCGTCGGCAGCTACAGCTTCTACGTCGGCCTCTCGACGATCTACAACGTGCAGTACGTGGCCGGCGGCGGCGACGTCTCGCCCATGGACGGGCTTCCCATCAACGTCGAGGGCGTCGTGACCGCACCGCCGGGCGTCTTCAGCAACTACATCTTCTTCATTCAGGACGGGTCCGGCGCGTTCAACGGCATCCTGGTGTACGACCGCACCGGCTCGCTCAGCTTCCAGCGCGGCGACCGGGTCGTCGTGTGCGGGAAGGTGCAGGAGAACTTCCGGGAGACCGAGATCGCGCTCCACTTCCCGGAGGCGGCGGTGGTGACGGCGAGCGGGGTCGCGCAGCCCGCCCCGGTGGACATCCAGTCGAACGAGCTCCAGACCGTCACGACGGGCGAGAAGTACGAGGGCGTCCTCGTGCACGTCAAGGGCGCGACGGTCCTGGATCCGGACATCGGCTACGGCGAGTGGATGATCTCGAACGGGACGGCGGCGGACACCTGCCGCGTGGACGACTACGCGGACTACGACTATGTGCCGGTTCTGAACGACGACGTCTGCGTGCTCGGCATCGTGAAGTTCGCCTTCGGCAACTACAAGCTCGAGCCGCGCGGGAACTCGGACATCGCGGTGAACCCGGTCGGCGTGCCTGACGGGAGCCTGAGCGGGCGGTTCGGGCTTCTCCAGAACACGCCCAACCCGTTCAACCCGACGACGACCATCCGGTTCATCCTGCCGGAGGCGAACGAGGTCAGGCTTGAGATCTACGACGCCGCGGGCCGCAAGGTGACGACGCTCGTGGACGGGCGAATGCTGGCCGGCGAGCACCAGCTCGAGTGGAACGGCATGGCCGCGACCGGCGACCGCGTGGCGAGCGGCGTGTACTTCTACAAGCTCACGGCGGGCGAAGAGAACGTGAGCAGGAAGATGGTGCTCCTGAAGTAGCGTCGCGCTGACGCGGCCGGGACCACCCGGCGGTCGGTTCGAGGGGGCCAGGGTTGGAACGGTCTGTGCTTGTGCCGTTCCGTTCCCTGGCCCCCTTCGTTCTCCCCTGTGAACTGCGTTGTCATCTGGTGCGCGGCATCCCCTGGACGGAGGCGTGAGGATGAGGGCGGTGTTGACGGTGGTGGCGGTGTTCCTCGCGGGACTCGTGGTCCTCGGGCCGGCGGCGGCCGAGGGGGCGATCGTGCTCAACGAGGTGTTGGCCGACCCGGCGCGCGACTGGTCGCCGACGGACGGCGACGACACGTACGATTCGCTCGACGACGAGTGGGTGGAGATCTACAACACGGGGCCGGCGGCCGTGGACCTGACCGGGTGGCGGCTCACGGACGCAACGGGGGAGTGGCGTTTCGGGTTCGACGGGGTGCTCCAGCCGGGAGCGCACGTTGTCGTGTACGGCAACGAGTCCTACGACTGGGAAGACGCAAACGGGTTCCCGAAGTACGGCCTGTCCCTGAACAACGGCGGCGACACGGTGAAGCTCGTCGCGGCCGACCTCGTGACGGTCGTGGACCAGGTCACCTACACGACGAGCCAGACGCTGGATGACCGCGCGTACGGGCGGCTCCCCGACGGCGGAGCGGAGTGGCGCGTCTTCGACGGTCTCAATCCGCTCAACCCGCCGGCGACCGGGCTCATGCCGTCGCCCGGGCAGCCGAACGGGGCGTCGCCGGTCGAGCCCACGACGTGGGGAGGGATCAAGGCGCTGTTCGAGTAGCACGCACGGTCACTGTGACGCGACGACACGGGGCCCCGGACAGGAGCCGGGGCCCCGCGGCGCGTTGCGGGTCGTGGCGCCCCCTCGCGCCCCCGTGCCCAGGCCCTTTCCGTTGACACCCCTCACGAGCCGTCCCTATACTCCAGAGGACTCTCACGCCCGCTCAAGGACGGCACCGTGAACGGCCCTCTGAGGATCGACCACTGGGACATCGTTTCCCGCTCCGTCGGCTTCGCGTGGAAGCACAAGGCCCTGTGGGTCCTCGGGTTCTTCGCGTCCGTGAGCGGCCAGAACGTCCTGAGCTGGGTCGAGCAGGGTCGCCCGTCGCTTCGGACGGACATCCTGCCGAACTTCGGCGCGCTGTCCGCGCTGGTCGCCGTCCTCGTGTTCGTCTGGATCGCCCTTCTGGTCGCGAACCTCATAGCCCGCGCCGGGCTCGTGGCGGCATCGTCGGCCGCGGACGCCGGGGAGCGACCGACGCTTGAGGGCGCCGGGGCTTCCGGCGTCCGCTCCTTCCTCGGCATGCTCGCGCTCCTCGCCCTCGGCGTGGCCGCGTTCCTCGTGGGCACGCTCGTCTGCGTCGTGCCGGTCGCGCTGCCGCTCGCCGGCGGTGTCCCGGGCGTCGTGATCGCCGTCGTCATCGGGGCGGTCCTCGTCCTGCCCTACCTCGCGTTCGTGTTCGCGCTCACCTTCACCGTCACGTTCGCCGAACGAGCGCTCGTGGTCGAGCGCGCGCCCATCCTCGCCGCGCTGGGCGTCGGGTGGCGCGTGACCAGACAGCACTTCTGGACAGCTCTCGTCGCGTGGCTGGTCGCGACGCTGACGACGATCGTCTGGGGGCTCGGTCTCTTCGTGGCGGTTCTCGTGCTGGCCATCCCGCTCGTCATCCTGGGGAGCGCGCACGTCACGGTCGCGCTCGTGCTCGGGGTCGCCGTCGCGGTCGCGGTGGGGATCACGGCGGCGGGCGCGTTCGGGACCTATCGCTTCGCGTTCTGGACGCTCCTGTTCCGCCGACTGCGCGGGGCGCGCGCGGACGGCGCGGCCGCGGGGCCGCCGGACGATGCGGGCGGGTCCCAGGGCCGCGACCGGCCCGTCGAGCCACGGGAGGACCTCCTTGCCGGCTCCATCTAGCCGCTTCGAGCGCCCCCGCCGCGACATGTCGCGGATGGGCTCGCTTCTCACCGAACAGCGCAACCCGCGCTCCCGCGGCCTCGACCGCATGGACGCGCGGAGCATCGTGCGCCTCATCAACGCGGAGGACGCCACGGTGCCCGCGGCCGTCGCGGCGGAGGAGGACGCCCTCGTCGCGGCGGTCGAGCTCGTGGCGGCGGCCTTTCGCCGCGGCGGCCGGCTCCTCTACGTGGGCGCCGGCACGAGCGGGCGGCTGGGCGTGCTCGACGCCGCCGAGTGCCCGCCGACGTTCGGGACGGACCCGGAGACGGTGCAGGGCATCATCGCCGGCGGGTACGGCGCGCTCGTGCGGGCGAAGGAGGGCGCGGAGGACGACGCGGCCGCCGGCGCGGCCGACCTCCGCGAGCGCGCGCCCGGCCCCGCCGACGTCGTCGTGGGGATCGCGACGAGCGGCGTGACGCCGTACGTGCTCGCGGCCCTCGGCGAGGCCAGGCGCGCGGGGACCGCGACCGTCTTCATCTGCTGCAGCCCGACCGAGAAGGACGCCGCCGGCGCGGACGTCGTCATCGCACCGGCGGTCGGTCCCGAGGTCGTCACCGGCTCGACGCGCATGAAGGCCGGGACGGCGACCAAGCTCGTGCTGAACACCATCACGACGTCCGCCTGGGTGCTCCTCGGGAAGACCTACGAGAACCTCATGGTGGACCTCACGGCGACGTGCGACAAGCTCCGCGACCGCGCGTGCCGCATCCTCGCCGAGACGACGGGCGCGGCCCACGACGAGGCCGCCGCGCTCATCGAGTCGGCGGGCGGGTCCGTCAAGGTGGCGCTCGTCATGAAGAAGACGGGGGCCGGCGCCGAGGAGGCGCGGCGCCTGCTCGATCGAAGCGGCGGGTCGGTGGCGAAGGCGCTCGAGGGGGGCGCATGACGGCGACGGTGGGGCCTCCGGGGCGACTGGCGCGGACGCTCGCGGACATCGCGTCGCTCCCCGAGCGGCGCGTCGTCGGCCTCATGTCGGGAACATCGTGCGACGGCATCGACGCCGCGCTCGTCCGCGTGCGCGGGTCGGGCGCCGCGCTTGAGGCGTCGCTCGATGCGTTCGTCTGTCGGCCGTACGAGCCCCGGCTCAGAGCGCGTGCCCTCGCCGCGGGCGCCGCGTGCGCGCCCGAACTCGCGCGGCTCAGCTTCGATCTCGGCGAGGCCTTCGCCGACGCCGCGCTCGCCGTCATCGAGGCGACCGGGCTCGCGCCCACGGACGCGCACCTCGTCGGCTCGCACGGGCAGACGGTGTTTCACGAGCCGCCGGGCCGCGGCCGCCGCGGGGCGACGCTCCAGCTCGGCGAGGCCGACGTCATCGCGCAGCGGACCGGCCTTCCGACCGTCGCGGACTTCCGCACGGCGGACGTCGCCGCCGGCGGACACGGCGCGCCGCTCATCCCGCTCGTGGACTGGCTGCTGTTCCGCCCGCGCGAGGGCGCGCGGCTCATGCTCAACCTCGGTGGCATCGCGAACGTGACCTGGGTGACGCCCGAGCTCGAGGGCGTGCGCGCGTTCGACGTCGGGCCGGCGAACGCGCTGATCGACGAGATCGTGAGCGCGGCCACCGGCGGCCTGGAGCGCATGGACCGCGGGGGCGAGCGCGCGCTCCGAGGCAGCGCGGTCGAGCGCGCCGTCGAGGCGTTCCTCGCGCGACCCTACTTCGCGGAGGCCCCGCCGAAGTCCACCGGCAGGGAGACCTTCGGGCGCGCGGCGGCCGAGGAGCTTTCGCGGCTCGCGTTCGGCGGCCGCGGCATCGGGGAGCTCGGCGACGCCGAGACCGACGACCTCCTCGCGACGGCGGCGGCGGTGACGGCGCGCGCCGTGAAGGGGGCACTTGCGTTCCTTCCTTCCGGCCGGCCGGCGAGCGAGGTCGTTGTGAGCGGCGGCGGCGCGCGGAACGCGGCGGTCATGGGCGCGCTGGCCGCGCTCTTCGACCCGTGCCCGGTCGTCGGCCTCGACCGGCTCGGCATGGACCCCGACGCCAAGGAGGCCGTGGGGTTCGCCGTTCTCGCAAGCGAGTCCGTTCTGGGCGCCGCCGGGAACCTGCCGGCCGTGACCGGCGCCGCGCGGCCGGTCGTCCTCGGGAAGATCAGCGCGGGCCTCTAGGCCGCGCGAAGGAGACTCGACGGTGAGGCGCACGATCGCCCGGCTGATCTTGAGCGGCATCTCGTGCCGGGAGGGCGACGACAGCGTCGCCCAGTACCACCGGCTGCGCGCCGAGATCCAGGACGCGGGCGTCGGCGGCTTCATCGTCTTCGGCGGCAACGTGGACTCGACGCCGGAGCTCATCGGCGACCTCGTCGAGGTGTCGCCGCATCCGCTCATCGTCGCGTCCGACCTCGAGCGGGGACTCGGCCAGCAGCTCGAGGGCGGCACGGTGTTCCCGTCCCAGATGGCGCTCGGCGCGGCAGGCGTCGCGGATCTTGCGTTCGCGCAGGGCTGGGTGACCGGCATCGAGGCCCGCGCCGTCGGCATGAACCTCGTCTTCGCGCCGGTCGCGGACGTTCTCACGGAGCCCGAGAACCCCATCATCGGCGCGAGGTCGTACGGCGGCGAGGCGCTCCCCGTGGCCGACATGTGCTCGGCGTTCGTCCAGGGGTGCCAGACGTGGGGTGTCGGGGCGACGCCCAAGCACTTCCCCGGGCACGGCGCCACGCTGCTCGACTCGCACGTCGAGCTCCCGACCGTCGCCGCCGACCGCGAGACCCTCGTGGCGCGCGACCTCCTGCCCTTCCGCGCCGCGATCGAGGCCGGCGCGCGCGCCGTCATGACGGCGCACGTGGCGTACCCGTCGCTCGGGTGCGCGGGCTTCCCCGCGACGATGTGCGGGGACGTCGTCCAGGGGTTGCTCCGACGGGAGATGGGGTTCGAGGGGCTCGTCGTGACGGACGCGCTCATCATGGGCGCGGTCGCGAAGGCGCTCGGCGCGGGAGAGGCGGCCGTGCGCGCGCTCGAGGCGGGGTGCGACGTTCTGCTCGTTCCCACGGACGTGAACGAGGCCGTCGAGGCGATCCACGCGGCGGTCCTCTCGGGGCGTCTGAGCGTGGAGCGCATCGAGCGCTCGCTCGCGCGGATCGACGCGTTCCAGGCGTGGGCCGACGCGTGCGAGGACCCGGAGGGCCCAGTGGACGGCCTCAGGGAGGACGTCTGCAGCCTGCTCGAGGAGCTCCGCCCCGGCGCCCCCTGCCCGCGGACGGAAGGCAGCGCGGGCCACGACGCCGTCGCCCTCGAGATCGCGCGCCGCGGCGTCACGCTCCTTCGGGACCACGGGCTCGTTCCCTGCGCCCCCTCGGCGTACGAACCTCCCCGCGCGGCGGCGTTCGCGCTCGCCGAGGACGCCTCGCGCGTGAACCTCCTGTGGCTGCGCTCCGAGCTCAACGCGCGCATCGGCGGACTCGCGGTGTCCGTGGCGGACGAGGCGACCCCGGACGACGTCGTCGCCCGCATGGAAGACGCGGCCCGCCGGGCGGAGTGCATCCTCGTCGCCGTGTTCGACGACGTCGCCGCGTGGCGCGGCCGCGCGGGCCCGAGCGAGCGTCTCGTCTCCGTGCTCGAGCGGCTCGCGAAGGCGTGCGCGAGGGCCGTCGTCGTCGCCTTCACCGGCCCGGCGTTCCTCCCGCGCGTGCCGGAGTCGTGCGCGCTCGTCTGCTGCTACGACGGGTCCCCGGCGAGCCAGGCCGCCGCCGTCGAGGCGCTCTTCGGCGAGGCGCCGATGGAGGGGCGCCTGCCCGTCGCCGTGCCCCCCGCGTTCCCGGCCGGCCACCGCTTCCGATAGGTCCCGAGAGGAGTCCGAGTGGAAGAGCTCGACACCATACCGAGCGAAGTGGCCGACGTGCGGCCGAGGGTCGACATCACGAGGGGGAACGTCCTTCGGAACGTGCTCTACATGGGCATCCCCTCGATGATCGGCTTCGGCGCGATGACGATCTACAGCCTCACGGACATCTTCTGGGTCGCCCGCCTCGGCACCGCCCACGTCGCGGCCCTCACGCTGTTCGGCGCCATCGCCTGGGTGCTCGGGTCGGCGAACCAGATCGTGGGCACCGGGTCGGTCGCCCTCGTGTCGCGGCGGTTCGGCGAGCGCGACGTTGAGGCCACGCGCGACGTGATCCGGCAGACGTTCCTGCTCAAGGTCGGCATGGCGGTCGTCATGGGCGCCGTCGGACTCGCCGTCGTCGCGCCGGTCCTTCGGCTCATGAACGCCTCGGCCGAGACGCAGGGTCTTGCGCTCGAGTACGCGGGCATCTACCTGTACGGCCTGCCGTTCATGTTCGCCTCGTACACCGGCTACACGGCGCTCCGCGGCGTCGGCGACGCGCCGAAGGCGATGTACGTCATGCTGCTCTCGACCGCGCTCAACGTCGGGCTGGACCCGCTTTTCATCTTCGGGTTCGGGATGGGCATCCGCGGCGCGGCCCTGGCGACGGTGGTCTCCGCGGCCGTCGCGGTGGCCGCCGGGCTGTGGCTCCTCTCGTCCGGGCGGGCGAACATCACCGTGCGCGGGTGGACGCACTTCCGGCCGCGCCTCTGCGTCATGCTCGAGGTGCTCCGCATCGGCGCGCCGGCGGGCATCAACGGGCTGCTGAGGAGCATGTCGCACTGGCTCGTCGCGACGCTCATCGCGGGGTTCGGCACCGTCGTCGTCGCCGCGTACGGGATCGCCGTGCGCGTGATGGACCTCGGGATCCTGTTCGGCGTCGGTCTCGAGCTGGGGTCGAGCGCGATCGTCGGGCAGAACCTCGGGGCGAAGCAGAAGGACCGCGCGTACGACGCTGTCGTGAAGGCGACGCTCCTCGTGCTCGTGCTGGCCGGCGCGCTCGGCGCGGTCGAGTTCGCGTTCGCCCGCGGCATCGTCGGCGCGTTCGCGAAGGACGGGGCCGTCGTCGAGGTCGGCATCGTGCTGCTTCGGTTCTTCGCGGTCATCCAGGTGTTCATCGCGATGCACATCGTGCTCGGTTCGGCGTTCTGGGGTTCCGGCGACACCTGGCCGCCGACCGTGATCGCGGCGGTCGTCGAGTGGGGCGTTCAGATCCCGCTCATCCTCGCCGCCATCCACGTCCTCCGCACGAGCGAGACCGGGGTGTGGTGGGCGATGGTGATCGCGACGGGGATCGAGGTGCTCCTCACGTACCTGTGGTTCCGACGCGGGAAGTGGATGCACCGCGTGGTGTGAGCCGTCTGTGCCGGGCGGTCCCGCGGCCCCCGGCGTTCCCGGAGGTCCTGTGGCGGCGTTCGGAGTCGCTCTTCCGCCTTCGGCCGCGTTCGACGCCGTGGGCTTCGGCCTCAACGCCGTGGACCACCTGTGCGTGGTGGCTCGGCATCCCGAGGCCGGGTCGAAGGCGCCGGTGCTCTCCTTCACGAGGGCGGCCGGCGGGCAGGCGGCGACGGCCATGGTCACGCTCGCTCGCCTCGGCCGGCGGGCGAAGTACGTCGGGAAGGTCGGCGGCGACGAGGCGGGCGTCTTCTCGCTCGAGAGCATCCGGCGGGAGGGCGTGGACACGAGCGACGTCGCGACGGTCGCCGGGGTCACGAGCCAACTGGCCGTGATCGTCGTGGACGAGCGGAGCGGCGAGCGGACCATCCTGTGGCACAGGCCGCGGGAGATCGCGACGCGGCCCGAGGAGATCACGCCGGAGAAGGTGGCCGTCGGGCGCGTGCTCCTCGTCGACGGGCACGACGCGCCGGCGGCCGCGAGGGCCGCGGCCGTCGCGAAGGAGCGCGGCATCCCGGTCGTGCTCGACGCGGAAACGGTCAAGGGCGGCACGCGCGAGCTCGTTCCGCTC is part of the Candidatus Effluviviaceae Genus I sp. genome and harbors:
- a CDS encoding lamin tail domain-containing protein, with amino-acid sequence MMRAFALAAAVFALAAATAAAAPGGNNVVINEIMANPPGTYDGAEYIELYNPTASAINISGWVLTGTEYGSTAGGGGVCGGEDRWQFPSGTWIPAGGYIIVAKDGGDGDDGFYEVYGFYPDFEMYDNQTNFAEFDNPNVPNMVQLDFDSYSDEIQLVGGRGYGRICGATSKADVVYLYTSATLTTLVDLVEYKDATLCASDPCPGDDGSNNNAFPIIPYLGYALGRSPAGADTDNSNVDFAMQAPTPGEQNVTNTPPWIRSVRYSPIPPSQTLSTAVSAIITDDGTIDSVSVYYRGEGGSWARVPATAAPGDSLYTGQVPPFPNGTMVEYYVRAVDNYGAAMNFPAEGAAGPYRYSIGYTSIYTVQFVPDGGNQSQLVGRPVNVRGIVTGAKGTFSSSYFFIHEGTGAFKGIKIYAPSYTGAINEGDDVTVCGNVLEYFDETEVSLHFSEALVVHSTGNANYGYTTVTTAAVAPTNVISAEKYEGQLIRMQNATVTALPDAYGQWKLRDSSNIEAMVDDAGYYEYVPALGDIITELRGIVFYNYSEYKTNPRKSGDVIGPPSIGTVRYSPVPPTSSSAVTVSADCNDDVGITAATLYYATSEAGPYSSVSMTPARAMYQASIGPFSNGTRIYYYVTATDGQMTARKPTVGSYSFYVGLSTIYNVQYVAGGGDVSPMDGLPINVEGVVTAPPGVFSNYIFFIQDGSGAFNGILVYDRTGSLSFQRGDRVVVCGKVQENFRETEIALHFPEAAVVTASGVAQPAPVDIQSNELQTVTTGEKYEGVLVHVKGATVLDPDIGYGEWMISNGTAADTCRVDDYADYDYVPVLNDDVCVLGIVKFAFGNYKLEPRGNSDIAVNPVGVPDGSLSGRFGLLQNTPNPFNPTTTIRFILPEANEVRLEIYDAAGRKVTTLVDGRMLAGEHQLEWNGMAATGDRVASGVYFYKLTAGEENVSRKMVLLK
- a CDS encoding lamin tail domain-containing protein, which encodes MRAVLTVVAVFLAGLVVLGPAAAEGAIVLNEVLADPARDWSPTDGDDTYDSLDDEWVEIYNTGPAAVDLTGWRLTDATGEWRFGFDGVLQPGAHVVVYGNESYDWEDANGFPKYGLSLNNGGDTVKLVAADLVTVVDQVTYTTSQTLDDRAYGRLPDGGAEWRVFDGLNPLNPPATGLMPSPGQPNGASPVEPTTWGGIKALFE
- the murQ gene encoding N-acetylmuramic acid 6-phosphate etherase, translating into MSRMGSLLTEQRNPRSRGLDRMDARSIVRLINAEDATVPAAVAAEEDALVAAVELVAAAFRRGGRLLYVGAGTSGRLGVLDAAECPPTFGTDPETVQGIIAGGYGALVRAKEGAEDDAAAGAADLRERAPGPADVVVGIATSGVTPYVLAALGEARRAGTATVFICCSPTEKDAAGADVVIAPAVGPEVVTGSTRMKAGTATKLVLNTITTSAWVLLGKTYENLMVDLTATCDKLRDRACRILAETTGAAHDEAAALIESAGGSVKVALVMKKTGAGAEEARRLLDRSGGSVAKALEGGA
- a CDS encoding anhydro-N-acetylmuramic acid kinase produces the protein MTATVGPPGRLARTLADIASLPERRVVGLMSGTSCDGIDAALVRVRGSGAALEASLDAFVCRPYEPRLRARALAAGAACAPELARLSFDLGEAFADAALAVIEATGLAPTDAHLVGSHGQTVFHEPPGRGRRGATLQLGEADVIAQRTGLPTVADFRTADVAAGGHGAPLIPLVDWLLFRPREGARLMLNLGGIANVTWVTPELEGVRAFDVGPANALIDEIVSAATGGLERMDRGGERALRGSAVERAVEAFLARPYFAEAPPKSTGRETFGRAAAEELSRLAFGGRGIGELGDAETDDLLATAAAVTARAVKGALAFLPSGRPASEVVVSGGGARNAAVMGALAALFDPCPVVGLDRLGMDPDAKEAVGFAVLASESVLGAAGNLPAVTGAARPVVLGKISAGL
- a CDS encoding MATE family efflux transporter, coding for MEELDTIPSEVADVRPRVDITRGNVLRNVLYMGIPSMIGFGAMTIYSLTDIFWVARLGTAHVAALTLFGAIAWVLGSANQIVGTGSVALVSRRFGERDVEATRDVIRQTFLLKVGMAVVMGAVGLAVVAPVLRLMNASAETQGLALEYAGIYLYGLPFMFASYTGYTALRGVGDAPKAMYVMLLSTALNVGLDPLFIFGFGMGIRGAALATVVSAAVAVAAGLWLLSSGRANITVRGWTHFRPRLCVMLEVLRIGAPAGINGLLRSMSHWLVATLIAGFGTVVVAAYGIAVRVMDLGILFGVGLELGSSAIVGQNLGAKQKDRAYDAVVKATLLVLVLAGALGAVEFAFARGIVGAFAKDGAVVEVGIVLLRFFAVIQVFIAMHIVLGSAFWGSGDTWPPTVIAAVVEWGVQIPLILAAIHVLRTSETGVWWAMVIATGIEVLLTYLWFRRGKWMHRVV
- a CDS encoding ribokinase is translated as MAAFGVALPPSAAFDAVGFGLNAVDHLCVVARHPEAGSKAPVLSFTRAAGGQAATAMVTLARLGRRAKYVGKVGGDEAGVFSLESIRREGVDTSDVATVAGVTSQLAVIVVDERSGERTILWHRPREIATRPEEITPEKVAVGRVLLVDGHDAPAAARAAAVAKERGIPVVLDAETVKGGTRELVPLVDLLVASSEFPALFTGASDREGALRRLLKLGPRFAAMTLGSDGALAMTADGGVVRSRGFEVSAVDTTGAGDVFHGAFVHGLLEGWSVERTLDFSNAAAALNCTALGGRGRIAGLDETLAFMEGGRRT